The following are encoded together in the Flavobacterium sp. TR2 genome:
- a CDS encoding DeoR/GlpR family DNA-binding transcription regulator, which translates to MNFNFYKKMLKAERHKYIMTKLIEDQKVVTTDLALALDLSEDTIRRDLNELDSKKLLEKVYGGAVQVKEKSDNVFDIAISAEEEKKKIVTKALSLLHDDQVIIMSGGSTNLVFAKLIPANLKATIYTYSLPIAMQLSQHPNIDLIFIGGKMQKNAMVTIGMDVIQVVSKIKADICFIGASSISVKQGLTEVGYEISIVKKAMIEASDRVVSMFSSDKLNTKMPHSVCDLKQLDTIVTNLDPEDERLDEYRKSGVFIL; encoded by the coding sequence ATGAACTTTAACTTTTATAAAAAAATGCTGAAAGCCGAAAGACATAAATATATAATGACTAAACTTATTGAAGACCAGAAAGTTGTTACAACAGATTTAGCTTTGGCTCTCGATTTGTCGGAAGATACTATAAGAAGAGATTTGAATGAATTGGACAGTAAAAAGCTGTTAGAGAAAGTATACGGCGGTGCGGTCCAAGTAAAAGAAAAGTCAGACAATGTATTTGATATTGCTATTTCTGCGGAAGAAGAAAAAAAGAAAATCGTGACAAAGGCATTATCCCTGCTTCATGACGATCAGGTTATTATAATGAGTGGAGGAAGCACCAATCTTGTTTTTGCAAAGTTAATTCCTGCCAATTTAAAAGCTACCATATATACGTACAGCCTGCCAATAGCCATGCAATTATCTCAGCATCCTAATATTGATTTGATATTTATTGGCGGAAAAATGCAAAAAAACGCAATGGTGACAATAGGAATGGACGTAATTCAGGTTGTGTCAAAAATTAAGGCTGATATTTGTTTTATCGGCGCCAGCAGCATAAGCGTAAAACAAGGCCTTACAGAAGTGGGTTATGAAATCTCTATTGTTAAAAAGGCAATGATAGAAGCTTCTGATAGAGTAGTTTCGATGTTTTCTTCAGATAAATTGAATACTAAAATGCCGCATAGCGTATGCGACCTTAAACAGCTTGATACTATTGTAACCAATTTAGATCCTGAAGATGAAAGATTGGATGAATATAGAAAATCTGGCGTTTTTATCTTATAA
- a CDS encoding TonB-dependent receptor: MKKLLFITVLFLCIQTAFGQAKTVTGTVKNKADGFPIPGVSVMIQGTSNGTTTDFDGNFSISVASGRSLSFSYMGFETQTVKVEGQQKLNISLAATAAKLDEVVVVGFASQKKANLTGAVAKVDVKKALGSVPITDITRGLQGTTPGLNITFNSGNISKGSNVNIRGAGTIINGEAKGSPLILVDGVPGELSMLNAEDVESMSVLKDAASASIYGARAAFGVILITTKSGKNAKGKVRFAYSNNTGWSNPISLVQFNDPTVELPAMIEAQARAGNANPESFGMNYKTLLPGIIKWKEQYAATRNPNDKNMILGEDFDVIGGKEYFYRIWNPHDEMLKKNAVQTLHNLSAQGSLGDKSSFIVSLGLSNQDGVMKINNETNKRFNLNLGMTTELASWLTGDFKVLGTFQEYDSPFNYYNNGIDTAGNGYFGYYMRWGSYFPYGTYNGTYFRHAPGYMANASQNENKSNDMRISGRLTAQITKDFNIVGEYSYNTNFSSLKMNGGQVPLWDWWTSAADLVAGKPTSMETANDFVAQAKTSYTRNVANIFGNYTKTIGESHNFKVLGGLNTEWFDQERTYARRNTLLDKTKPEFNLAIGDQFTSPLVSNDVLNPGLSRYAIAGFFARVNYDYKGKYLLEVNGRYDGSSKFPTNEQWGFFPSASVGYRISEESFMEGTRSWLNDLKIRGSVGSIGNQNIANNAFLPVMTNVTTNPNPYWIGSGTTIPPTVNQPTNVDPNLTWEKVTTQDIGIDIRIFSMLGITFDYYQRDTKGMLAPGKTLPGSFGQAAANTNSGNLRTRGWELALNFNKQINKNISVYADLTLSDNTTEVTEWNNSAKLISTSSFYSGQKLGEIWGLETDRLIQTTDQVDATGLIVNGVDYKNIRSGAFKFGAGDVMYKDLDGDGVISRGDGTALKPGDLKVIGNTTPRYQYGVRLGGALYGFDIDAFFQGVGKRDYWTTSDLVLPFYNRTDAMYENQNDYWTTTNTDAYFPNPYPGHATNAFGTYAPGSNNFVAQTRYLLDMSYLRLKSMTLGYTFPKSISQKAGFDKIRPYVSGFNLATWKSSKLPVDPEINESESMWGRTFPYSKTWSVGIQLAF; this comes from the coding sequence ATGAAAAAATTACTCTTTATTACAGTGTTGTTTTTGTGCATTCAAACAGCATTTGGACAAGCAAAAACAGTTACTGGAACTGTAAAAAACAAAGCAGATGGATTTCCGATCCCTGGAGTCAGCGTAATGATTCAAGGGACATCCAATGGAACTACAACTGATTTTGATGGAAATTTCAGCATCAGCGTCGCATCAGGCCGAAGCCTGAGCTTTAGCTACATGGGTTTTGAAACTCAAACCGTTAAAGTTGAAGGACAACAAAAGCTTAATATTTCTCTTGCAGCGACTGCCGCAAAATTGGATGAAGTAGTTGTCGTGGGATTTGCTTCTCAGAAAAAAGCAAATCTTACTGGAGCAGTTGCTAAAGTAGATGTAAAAAAAGCTTTAGGAAGTGTTCCTATTACTGATATCACAAGAGGTTTGCAAGGAACCACTCCTGGACTTAATATTACTTTTAATTCAGGTAATATCAGTAAAGGATCAAATGTTAACATTCGTGGTGCCGGAACTATTATAAATGGAGAAGCTAAAGGATCACCACTTATTTTAGTCGATGGTGTTCCAGGCGAATTGTCGATGCTGAATGCAGAAGATGTAGAATCGATGTCTGTGCTTAAAGATGCTGCTTCTGCTTCTATTTACGGTGCACGTGCTGCATTTGGAGTTATATTAATTACTACTAAGAGCGGTAAAAATGCTAAAGGCAAAGTACGATTCGCTTACAGCAATAATACAGGTTGGAGCAACCCAATTTCTTTGGTTCAATTTAATGACCCTACTGTAGAACTTCCAGCAATGATCGAAGCTCAAGCCAGAGCTGGTAATGCCAATCCAGAATCTTTTGGTATGAACTATAAAACATTACTGCCTGGTATCATTAAGTGGAAGGAACAATATGCTGCAACTAGAAATCCAAATGACAAAAACATGATCTTAGGAGAAGATTTTGATGTTATTGGAGGAAAAGAATATTTCTACAGAATTTGGAATCCGCATGATGAAATGTTAAAAAAGAATGCGGTACAAACACTTCATAATTTATCAGCTCAAGGTTCTTTGGGTGACAAAAGTTCGTTTATTGTTTCGTTAGGACTTTCTAATCAAGATGGTGTAATGAAAATCAATAATGAAACCAACAAAAGATTCAATCTTAATCTTGGTATGACAACTGAGCTAGCAAGCTGGCTTACTGGAGATTTTAAAGTATTGGGAACTTTCCAAGAATATGATTCTCCTTTTAACTACTACAACAATGGTATTGATACTGCTGGTAACGGATATTTTGGCTACTATATGCGTTGGGGGTCTTATTTCCCATATGGTACTTACAACGGTACTTACTTTAGACATGCACCTGGTTATATGGCAAATGCATCTCAAAATGAAAATAAGTCAAATGATATGAGGATAAGCGGAAGGCTTACTGCTCAAATTACAAAAGACTTTAACATCGTTGGAGAATATAGTTATAACACCAATTTTTCAAGTCTAAAAATGAATGGTGGTCAGGTACCGCTTTGGGACTGGTGGACAAGTGCTGCTGACTTAGTTGCCGGAAAACCTACTTCAATGGAAACTGCCAACGATTTTGTTGCGCAAGCCAAAACATCTTACACTAGAAATGTAGCCAATATCTTTGGAAATTACACCAAGACAATAGGAGAAAGCCACAACTTTAAAGTATTAGGCGGTTTGAATACAGAATGGTTCGATCAAGAAAGAACCTATGCTCGCAGGAACACACTTTTGGACAAAACCAAACCAGAATTTAACTTAGCTATTGGCGACCAATTTACTTCACCTCTTGTTTCTAATGACGTTCTAAATCCTGGTTTATCAAGATATGCCATTGCAGGATTTTTTGCACGTGTAAATTACGATTACAAAGGTAAATATCTATTGGAGGTAAACGGACGTTATGATGGTTCGTCAAAATTCCCTACTAATGAGCAATGGGGATTCTTCCCTTCTGCTTCTGTTGGATATAGAATTTCGGAAGAAAGTTTTATGGAAGGAACAAGAAGCTGGTTAAATGATTTGAAAATCCGTGGATCTGTTGGTTCAATCGGAAATCAAAATATTGCTAACAATGCCTTTTTACCAGTTATGACTAACGTTACTACTAATCCTAACCCTTATTGGATTGGTAGTGGTACAACAATCCCGCCGACTGTTAATCAGCCAACAAACGTTGACCCGAATTTAACTTGGGAAAAGGTAACTACTCAAGATATTGGTATCGACATCAGAATATTTAGTATGTTAGGTATAACGTTTGATTACTACCAACGTGATACTAAAGGAATGTTAGCTCCAGGTAAAACACTTCCGGGTTCATTTGGTCAGGCTGCTGCCAACACAAACTCTGGAAATTTAAGAACAAGAGGTTGGGAGCTTGCACTTAACTTTAATAAACAAATCAACAAAAACATCAGTGTTTACGCAGATCTTACGCTTTCAGACAATACTACAGAAGTAACAGAATGGAACAACTCTGCTAAGTTAATCAGTACTTCGTCTTTTTACTCAGGCCAAAAATTGGGAGAAATCTGGGGATTGGAAACAGACCGATTAATTCAAACAACAGATCAAGTTGATGCTACTGGATTAATAGTAAACGGTGTTGATTATAAAAATATAAGAAGTGGAGCGTTTAAATTTGGCGCGGGAGATGTAATGTATAAAGATTTAGATGGAGACGGAGTAATCTCAAGAGGAGATGGAACTGCTCTTAAACCTGGAGATTTAAAAGTAATTGGTAACACTACACCTCGCTACCAATACGGAGTTCGTTTGGGTGGTGCTCTATATGGATTTGATATAGATGCTTTCTTCCAAGGAGTTGGAAAACGTGACTACTGGACAACTTCAGACTTAGTACTGCCTTTCTACAACAGAACAGATGCTATGTATGAAAACCAGAATGACTACTGGACAACTACTAATACAGATGCGTATTTCCCTAATCCATACCCTGGACACGCTACAAATGCTTTTGGAACATATGCCCCTGGATCAAACAATTTTGTGGCACAAACTCGTTATTTATTAGATATGTCTTATTTACGTCTAAAATCTATGACTCTTGGTTATACTTTCCCAAAAAGCATTTCTCAAAAAGCTGGATTTGATAAAATTAGACCATACGTTTCAGGTTTCAACTTAGCTACTTGGAAAAGCAGTAAATTACCGGTAGACCCAGAAATTAATGAAAGCGAATCAATGTGGGGAAGAACTTTCCCTTATTCTAAAACATGGTCGGTTGGTATACAACTTGCGTTTTAA
- a CDS encoding RagB/SusD family nutrient uptake outer membrane protein, which translates to MRKLIINSKIKLSVALLAIASLTASCSDFLDTPPEDVFTDNNFWTSENNVKTFSWLNYNTFNGYGNNAGTTADFYFHASATGLIDDNLAMNVFTNFLTAPNATNSNWNEYYTLIRRCNLMLERVPNVPMDQTKKNHYIGVAKFFRAHTYFRLAQQFGNVPYTDKYLAQSDANVYKPALSRAEVIDNVIKDLEEAIPLLLNVDDSNVTVNKYTAYALLSRVCLGEGTYRKYNLAQNGNVYLQKAKDASLAVMNNNAYKLNTDWKSLYNSVELLGNTEVILTKRYIKGVLGNGIQAYTNTSTVQNGLTKFAAESYVTTNGLPIKQAGNAQYLGDNTIANTFANRDPRFAKAFSTVDYAYSDKPYNGLTSITGYVFQLYNNPATTGTEVTTIGQNQIDAPVFTLSEVYLNYAEACAELGTITTADLNLSLNKVRARAGIATLTTDGTNASANGVQIDDPQRTTALEQISGIVNPIIWEIRRERRIEFMAWTSMRKEDLMRWKKGDYLDTNSNPDVILGARIISLIGTNSKTKVNAQGYVIPYAAGVSRLFVSPKNYLSAIPTNDINLYAAEGVELKQNPGW; encoded by the coding sequence ATGAGAAAATTAATCATAAACTCTAAGATAAAACTTTCAGTTGCCTTGCTTGCCATTGCAAGTCTAACTGCTAGCTGTTCAGATTTTTTGGATACACCTCCTGAAGATGTATTTACAGACAACAATTTTTGGACTTCAGAAAATAACGTAAAAACATTTTCTTGGCTGAACTATAATACCTTTAATGGATACGGAAATAATGCTGGTACTACAGCAGATTTTTATTTTCATGCTTCAGCTACAGGTTTAATAGACGACAACTTGGCCATGAACGTTTTCACCAACTTTCTAACGGCTCCAAATGCAACCAATTCAAACTGGAATGAATATTACACTTTGATTCGCCGCTGCAATCTTATGTTAGAAAGAGTTCCGAATGTACCTATGGACCAAACAAAGAAAAATCACTACATAGGTGTTGCTAAGTTTTTTAGAGCTCACACCTATTTTCGTTTAGCTCAACAATTTGGTAATGTGCCTTATACAGACAAGTACTTAGCACAAAGTGATGCAAATGTTTACAAACCTGCTTTATCTAGAGCAGAAGTAATAGACAATGTAATTAAAGACTTAGAAGAAGCTATTCCTTTGTTGTTAAACGTTGATGATAGTAACGTAACTGTAAATAAATACACTGCTTATGCATTATTAAGCCGAGTATGTTTGGGCGAAGGCACTTACAGAAAATACAATTTAGCTCAAAATGGAAATGTGTATCTTCAGAAAGCTAAAGACGCTTCTTTAGCTGTAATGAATAACAACGCTTACAAATTAAACACAGATTGGAAATCACTTTATAATTCTGTTGAATTATTAGGAAATACTGAAGTAATTTTGACAAAAAGATACATTAAAGGTGTTTTAGGAAACGGAATTCAAGCATACACTAATACCTCTACTGTTCAAAACGGATTGACAAAATTTGCCGCAGAAAGTTATGTAACCACTAACGGATTGCCTATTAAACAAGCTGGAAATGCTCAATATTTAGGAGATAATACTATCGCAAATACATTTGCCAACAGAGACCCAAGATTTGCTAAAGCTTTCAGTACAGTAGATTACGCTTACTCTGACAAACCTTATAACGGTTTAACATCCATAACAGGTTATGTTTTCCAATTGTACAATAATCCTGCGACAACAGGTACAGAAGTTACCACAATTGGTCAAAATCAAATTGATGCTCCAGTTTTCACACTAAGCGAAGTTTATTTAAATTATGCCGAAGCGTGTGCAGAATTAGGCACAATTACTACTGCCGATCTAAATTTATCACTTAACAAAGTCCGTGCACGTGCTGGAATTGCAACTTTGACTACAGATGGTACAAATGCATCTGCTAATGGCGTACAGATAGATGACCCGCAAAGAACAACTGCATTAGAACAAATTTCAGGAATTGTAAATCCGATTATTTGGGAGATCCGCCGTGAGCGCAGAATTGAGTTTATGGCTTGGACTAGCATGAGAAAAGAAGACCTTATGCGTTGGAAAAAAGGAGATTACTTAGATACTAATTCAAACCCAGATGTTATTTTAGGAGCTAGAATAATTTCTTTGATCGGAACTAACTCTAAAACAAAAGTAAATGCGCAAGGATATGTAATTCCTTATGCTGCTGGTGTGTCAAGATTATTTGTATCGCCAAAAAATTACTTGAGTGCAATTCCAACAAATGATATCAATTTATACGCTGCAGAAGGTGTAGAATTAAAACAAAATCCAGGCTGGTAA
- a CDS encoding DUF1343 domain-containing protein: MKKNIAKSAFVAALLFCAPSYSASILPIETPSSAKFNTVAIKTGADNYEKYLPLLKDKKVGIVTNQTGILSNKTHVVDFLLEKKIAVQTIFAPEHGFRGTADAGEHVVDGKDPKTGLPIISLYGDNKKPKPAQLSGIDVMVFDLQDVGARFYTYISSLHYVMEACAENNVSLIVLDRPNPNGSIVDGPLLEKEFTSFVGMHPIPLLHGMTIGEYAQMVNGEKWLKDGVQCKLTVIPCVDYNRTMPYSLLVKPSPNLPNDQSINLYASLCLFEGTNVSMGRGTEKQFQIYGSPYLSKTNFSFTPKPNFGAKDPLYNGKECFGEDLTAYPKLKQLELKWLIKAYQNTSDKTKFFNAFFTKLAGTKKLQQQIESGVSETEIRKTWQKDLEAFKKMRTKYLIY, translated from the coding sequence ATGAAAAAAAATATAGCAAAAAGTGCTTTTGTGGCAGCGCTTCTGTTTTGCGCACCTTCATATTCGGCATCGATTCTGCCTATTGAAACTCCTAGTTCAGCAAAATTCAATACCGTTGCCATAAAAACGGGAGCAGACAATTACGAAAAATACCTTCCTCTTTTAAAAGATAAAAAGGTCGGAATTGTAACCAATCAGACTGGAATTTTGTCCAATAAAACCCATGTGGTCGATTTCCTTTTGGAGAAAAAAATTGCTGTTCAGACTATTTTTGCCCCGGAACATGGCTTTAGAGGAACTGCCGACGCCGGCGAACACGTCGTTGACGGAAAAGACCCGAAAACAGGCTTGCCGATTATCTCGCTTTACGGCGACAACAAAAAACCAAAACCTGCGCAGCTGTCTGGAATTGATGTCATGGTTTTTGACCTTCAGGACGTCGGGGCAAGGTTTTATACATACATTTCTTCGCTGCATTACGTAATGGAAGCCTGCGCCGAAAACAACGTTTCGCTTATTGTTTTGGATCGCCCAAACCCAAACGGTTCTATTGTAGACGGACCGCTTTTAGAAAAAGAATTTACAAGCTTTGTCGGTATGCACCCTATTCCGCTCCTTCACGGAATGACCATTGGCGAATATGCACAAATGGTAAATGGAGAAAAATGGCTAAAAGATGGAGTTCAATGTAAACTAACAGTCATTCCATGTGTAGATTACAACAGAACAATGCCGTACAGTTTACTGGTAAAACCATCTCCTAACCTTCCAAACGATCAATCCATAAATCTGTACGCCAGTTTATGTCTCTTTGAAGGAACAAATGTGAGTATGGGACGCGGAACTGAGAAACAATTCCAAATTTATGGTTCTCCTTATTTAAGCAAAACCAATTTCAGCTTTACGCCGAAACCAAACTTTGGCGCAAAAGATCCTTTGTATAACGGAAAAGAATGTTTTGGGGAAGATTTGACAGCTTATCCAAAATTGAAGCAATTAGAATTAAAATGGCTAATTAAAGCCTATCAAAATACCAGCGATAAAACAAAATTCTTCAATGCATTTTTTACCAAACTCGCAGGTACAAAAAAATTACAGCAGCAAATTGAAAGCGGTGTCTCTGAAACGGAGATCAGAAAAACTTGGCAGAAAGACCTAGAGGCGTTCAAAAAAATGCGAACAAAATACCTGATTTATTAG
- the murQ gene encoding N-acetylmuramic acid 6-phosphate etherase — protein MKNKNPETEQESLYKDLDQMSVKELLTNINTEDKKVPHIIEEQIPKIEKLVKAIVKKMQLGGRLFYIGAGTSGRIGILDASECPPTFGVSHDMIIGIIAGGDTAIRKAVENAEDDTEQAWKDLAKFEISSLDMIIGIAASGNTPYVLGALKKAKEHNIKTGSISCISNGLIAQEADYPIELIVGPEFLTGSTRMKAGTAQKLTLNMISTSVMIKLGKVKGNKMVDMQLSNEKLVKRGIKMIMEELNIEYEVAEELLHKHKSVRAVLLAHNKNQEI, from the coding sequence ATGAAAAATAAAAATCCTGAAACTGAACAAGAATCTTTGTACAAAGACTTGGATCAAATGAGCGTGAAAGAACTTCTTACAAACATTAATACAGAAGACAAAAAAGTTCCGCATATTATTGAAGAGCAAATTCCTAAAATAGAAAAACTGGTTAAAGCCATTGTCAAAAAAATGCAGCTGGGCGGGAGATTATTTTATATCGGAGCGGGAACTTCTGGAAGAATCGGAATTTTAGATGCATCAGAATGTCCTCCTACTTTTGGCGTTTCGCATGATATGATTATCGGAATTATTGCCGGCGGCGACACAGCGATTAGAAAAGCGGTTGAAAATGCAGAAGACGATACGGAACAAGCATGGAAAGACTTAGCCAAATTTGAAATTTCAAGTCTTGATATGATTATCGGAATTGCCGCTTCTGGAAACACACCGTATGTTTTAGGAGCACTTAAAAAAGCAAAAGAGCACAATATCAAAACGGGAAGCATTTCTTGCATCAGCAACGGACTTATCGCTCAGGAAGCCGATTATCCGATTGAATTGATCGTTGGCCCTGAGTTCTTAACAGGAAGCACGAGAATGAAGGCTGGAACAGCTCAAAAACTTACCTTGAATATGATTTCTACTTCGGTTATGATCAAATTAGGAAAAGTAAAAGGCAACAAAATGGTTGATATGCAGCTTTCTAATGAAAAACTAGTAAAACGCGGCATCAAAATGATTATGGAAGAACTGAATATAGAATATGAAGTAGCCGAAGAATTACTGCACAAACACAAAAGTGTAAGAGCTGTCCTTTTGGCTCACAACAAAAACCAGGAAATCTAA
- a CDS encoding sodium:solute symporter: MTPSTILLLIIIYFGTLFYISHRVSKKDSGNEAFFTANKNSKWYLVAFGMIGTALSGVTFISVPGEVGAPSGEQFKYFQFVLGNALGFIVITKLLLPLYYRMNLTSIYGYIEQRMGFFSYKTAASIFLISRTISSAFRLYLVVIVLQRFVFDFYHVPFAFTVLISLLLIFSYTYRGGLKTIIITDTLQTFFLVTSVFLTIYFICDRMDLTAITAFEEVKNSNYSKIFFFDDFMGSKFHFIKQILGGMFVTIAMTGLDQDLMQKNLSCKNIGEAQKNMFTFTGIFVVINIFFLSVGALLYIYANKNGIAVPTDLVTGKPRTDLLFPEIALNHLALIPAIVFLLGIIAATFATTDSALTALTTSFCVDFLGMDKAENSHKKNTVRMRHLVHISFSVLVFFIILIFNSINDSSVVGMIFKVASYTYGPLLGLYAFGLFQKTRHVNDKLVPFICLLSPLFTYFINEYSKVLFAGYVFDNELIILNGLITYLGLFITSSRSDKEISF, encoded by the coding sequence ATGACACCAAGTACCATCCTTCTCCTTATTATCATCTATTTCGGAACATTATTCTATATCTCGCATCGCGTAAGCAAGAAAGATAGCGGAAACGAAGCTTTTTTTACCGCCAATAAAAATTCAAAATGGTATTTGGTAGCTTTCGGAATGATTGGAACAGCGCTTTCTGGCGTAACTTTTATATCTGTTCCTGGAGAAGTTGGAGCCCCAAGCGGCGAACAGTTTAAGTATTTTCAGTTTGTATTGGGCAATGCGCTTGGATTTATCGTCATAACAAAGCTCTTGCTTCCATTGTATTACAGAATGAATCTGACCTCAATTTACGGTTATATCGAGCAAAGAATGGGCTTTTTCAGCTATAAAACTGCCGCTTCTATTTTCTTAATCAGCCGCACGATCAGTTCAGCATTCAGATTATATTTGGTCGTAATCGTTTTACAGCGTTTTGTGTTCGATTTTTATCATGTTCCGTTTGCTTTTACGGTTCTTATTTCGCTGCTTTTAATCTTCTCGTACACCTATAGAGGCGGATTAAAAACGATTATTATTACCGATACTTTGCAGACATTCTTTTTGGTGACTTCAGTTTTCCTGACAATATATTTCATTTGCGACCGAATGGATTTAACAGCCATCACCGCTTTTGAAGAAGTAAAAAACAGCAACTATTCTAAGATCTTTTTCTTTGATGATTTTATGGGGAGCAAATTCCATTTCATCAAACAAATACTGGGCGGAATGTTCGTAACCATCGCCATGACAGGTCTCGATCAGGATTTAATGCAAAAAAACTTAAGCTGCAAAAACATTGGCGAAGCGCAAAAAAATATGTTCACTTTTACAGGAATATTTGTTGTCATCAATATTTTCTTTTTGAGTGTTGGAGCGCTTTTATACATCTACGCAAACAAAAACGGAATTGCCGTTCCAACTGATTTGGTTACCGGAAAACCAAGAACCGATTTATTATTTCCAGAAATTGCATTAAATCACTTGGCGCTTATACCTGCAATCGTATTTTTATTGGGAATTATTGCGGCCACTTTTGCAACGACAGATTCTGCCCTAACCGCTTTAACGACTTCTTTCTGCGTTGACTTTTTAGGCATGGATAAAGCCGAAAACAGCCATAAGAAAAATACCGTAAGAATGAGACACTTGGTACATATCAGTTTTTCGGTTTTGGTCTTTTTTATCATTCTAATTTTTAACTCGATCAATGACAGTTCTGTGGTCGGAATGATCTTTAAGGTTGCTTCTTACACTTACGGCCCATTATTAGGATTATATGCTTTTGGCTTATTCCAAAAGACAAGACACGTAAATGATAAGCTGGTTCCGTTTATCTGTCTGCTTTCACCATTATTCACCTATTTCATCAATGAATATTCTAAGGTTTTATTTGCAGGATATGTTTTTGATAATGAATTAATTATACTAAACGGATTAATTACTTATTTAGGATTATTTATTACCAGTTCACGCAGTGACAAAGAGATAAGTTTCTAA